A single region of the Streptococcus macedonicus ACA-DC 198 genome encodes:
- the rpe gene encoding Ribulose-phosphate 3-epimerase, translating into MSNNKIAPSILAADYANFASELKRIEETSAEYVHIDIMDGQFVSNISFGADVVASMRKHSKLVFDCHLMVVNPERYVDAFAQAGADIMTIHAESTLHIHGALQKIKAAGMKAGVVINPGTPVSAIESVLSLVDQVLIMTVNPGFGGQAFIPEMLEKVAKVAQLRDEKGYDFDIEVDGGVDNKTIKACYDAGANVFVAGSYLFKASDLAAQVEALRVAVR; encoded by the coding sequence ATGTCAAACAATAAAATCGCACCATCAATTTTAGCAGCTGATTATGCAAATTTCGCTTCAGAATTAAAACGTATCGAAGAAACAAGTGCAGAATATGTTCATATCGACATTATGGATGGACAATTTGTGTCAAATATCAGTTTTGGTGCAGATGTCGTGGCTAGCATGCGTAAACACAGCAAACTCGTTTTTGATTGTCACCTTATGGTGGTTAATCCAGAACGTTATGTTGACGCATTTGCGCAAGCTGGTGCGGATATTATGACAATTCATGCGGAGTCAACTCTTCATATTCATGGTGCTTTGCAAAAAATTAAAGCTGCAGGTATGAAAGCAGGTGTTGTTATCAACCCAGGAACACCAGTTTCAGCTATTGAATCTGTCTTGAGTTTGGTTGACCAAGTGCTTATCATGACAGTCAACCCAGGATTTGGTGGACAAGCCTTCATTCCTGAAATGCTTGAAAAAGTGGCAAAAGTTGCTCAACTCCGCGATGAAAAAGGCTATGATTTTGACATCGAAGTTGACGGTGGCGTTGATAATAAGACTATCAAAGCTTGCTATGATGCTGGAGCTAATGTCTTTGTTGCTGGTTCGTATCTCTTCAAAGCAAGTGATTTAGCTGCACAAGTAGAAGCATTGCGTGTGGCGGTTAGATGA
- a CDS encoding Ribosome small subunit-stimulated GTPase EngC, whose amino-acid sequence MQGRIIKSLAGFYYVESDGVIYQTRARGNFRKKGQTPYVGDFVEFSADDHSEGYILAIHDRKNSLVRPPIVNIDQAVVIMSAKEPDFNANLLDRFLVLLEHKAIEPIVYISKMDLVTTPDEIRTIQRQYQEIGYQFCTSLEELLPLLTDKVTVFIGQTGVGKSTLLNKIAPELKLETGEISDSLGRGRHTTRAVSFYNVNGGKIADTPGFSSLDYEITNAEDLNEAFPELRHLSHYCKFRSCTHTHEPSCAVKEALESGDLWQSRYDNYLQFLSEIENRRETYKKVIKRK is encoded by the coding sequence TTGCAAGGTAGAATTATCAAGTCTCTAGCAGGTTTTTACTATGTTGAATCTGACGGAGTCATTTATCAGACACGTGCGCGTGGCAATTTTAGAAAAAAAGGTCAAACACCTTATGTTGGCGATTTTGTTGAATTTTCAGCAGATGACCATTCAGAAGGCTACATTTTAGCGATTCATGACCGAAAGAATAGTTTGGTTCGACCACCGATTGTCAACATTGACCAAGCGGTTGTCATCATGTCAGCCAAAGAACCAGACTTTAATGCCAATTTGTTGGATCGTTTTTTGGTCTTATTAGAGCATAAGGCGATAGAACCGATTGTTTATATTTCAAAAATGGATTTAGTGACAACTCCTGATGAGATAAGGACAATTCAAAGACAATATCAAGAAATTGGTTATCAATTTTGCACGTCTTTGGAAGAATTGCTTCCGCTATTGACCGACAAAGTGACTGTTTTCATTGGGCAAACAGGTGTTGGTAAATCAACATTATTAAATAAAATTGCTCCAGAACTCAAGTTAGAAACAGGTGAAATTTCGGATAGTCTTGGACGTGGTCGCCATACCACTCGTGCAGTTAGTTTTTACAATGTTAATGGTGGGAAAATAGCAGATACGCCAGGATTTTCATCGCTTGATTATGAAATTACAAATGCCGAAGATCTCAACGAAGCTTTTCCAGAGCTAAGGCACCTTAGTCATTACTGTAAATTCCGTTCCTGTACGCATACGCATGAGCCATCATGTGCGGTTAAGGAAGCCTTGGAATCAGGCGACCTTTGGCAGTCACGGTATGATAATTATCTCCAATTTCTTAGTGAAATTGAAAACCGTCGTGAAACGTATAAGAAAGTTATAAAAAGAAAGTAG
- a CDS encoding Histidine kinase of the competence regulon ComD → MDCFEIPRITYIHSLAILFDNRIEATVLSDVPKISVANFYQDDNFVFMIENSTKEDSIPIDNVNQKGYSSKGNNRGIGLATVIEFHQEYGKLPIETSSSNHLFR, encoded by the coding sequence ATGGATTGTTTCGAAATTCCACGTATTACCTACATTCATAGCCTTGCTATTCTGTTTGATAATAGGATTGAAGCTACAGTATTATCAGATGTTCCTAAAATATCCGTAGCGAATTTTTATCAAGATGATAACTTTGTTTTTATGATTGAAAATTCAACCAAAGAAGATAGTATTCCGATTGATAACGTTAATCAAAAAGGCTATTCAAGCAAAGGTAATAATCGTGGTATTGGCTTAGCAACAGTTATTGAATTTCATCAAGAATATGGCAAGCTACCCATTGAAACAAGCAGCTCAAATCACCTCTTTAGATAA
- the thiN gene encoding Thiamin pyrophosphokinase — MTKIAVFTGGRLSDFSTDFELFVGVDHGSLFLLKNQLPLDLAVGDFDSVSKEELQMIQEKAGDFIKAAPEKDDTDTELALKAIFSKCPQAQVTIFGAFGGRIDHMMSNLFLPSDPELAPFMRQITLRDEQNTVQFYPAGSNQVLPEKEMIYVSFMADGDADLTIKGAKYEFDASNFFKKKIYSSNEFLDQPITVTLKSGYLIVIQSKDR, encoded by the coding sequence ATGACTAAGATAGCTGTTTTTACTGGCGGTCGCTTGTCAGATTTTTCGACTGATTTTGAGCTTTTTGTCGGTGTTGACCATGGTAGTCTTTTCCTATTAAAAAATCAATTACCTTTAGATTTGGCAGTGGGAGATTTTGATTCTGTCAGCAAAGAAGAATTACAAATGATTCAAGAAAAAGCTGGCGATTTCATCAAGGCTGCACCAGAAAAAGACGACACGGATACAGAGTTAGCCCTAAAGGCGATTTTCTCAAAATGCCCACAAGCACAAGTGACGATTTTCGGCGCTTTTGGCGGTCGAATTGACCACATGATGTCCAATCTTTTTCTACCAAGCGACCCAGAATTAGCACCCTTCATGCGTCAGATAACCCTACGCGATGAGCAAAATACCGTGCAGTTTTATCCTGCAGGTTCTAATCAAGTTTTGCCAGAAAAAGAAATGATTTACGTTTCTTTTATGGCTGATGGTGACGCTGATTTGACCATTAAAGGTGCTAAATACGAGTTTGACGCCAGTAATTTTTTCAAGAAAAAAATCTATTCAAGTAATGAATTTCTTGACCAACCAATTACAGTTACCTTAAAATCAGGCTATCTTATCGTTATTCAAAGTAAGGATAGGTAA
- the rmuC gene encoding DNA recombination protein RmuC codes for MLIITLLLGLLSVVLLIYLLLKMTKLVENVSQKLDENADNLSDQISYQLDLAQKDQVLALNNQINRLQNDLYTQLNDIRDVLHQSLNENRDRSDQRLEIINRNLTNSVKEMQESNEKRLEEMRQTVEEKLEQTLQNRLKASFETVSKQLESVNQGLGEMKNVAQDVGTLNKVLSNTKTRGILGELQLGQIIEDIMTPNQYEREFPTVSGSSERVEYAIKLPGTDDDGYVYLPIDSKFPLEDYYRLEGAYESGDKEQVELYRKSLLNSIKRFAKDINKKYLNPPETTNFGIMFLPTEGLYSEVVRNANFFDSLRRDENIVIAGPSTLSALLNSLAVGFKTLNIQKNANDISKILGNVKVEFEKFGNMLIKAQKQINTANNTLDSLISTRTNAIIRALNTVESYQDQATASLLNLPPLEDEENHEN; via the coding sequence ATGTTAATTATTACATTATTATTAGGACTTCTTAGTGTCGTTTTGCTGATTTATCTTTTGCTGAAAATGACAAAGCTGGTAGAAAATGTTTCACAAAAACTGGACGAGAACGCTGATAATTTATCTGACCAAATCTCATATCAGCTTGATTTAGCGCAAAAAGACCAAGTTTTAGCGTTGAATAATCAGATAAATCGTTTGCAAAATGATTTATACACACAATTAAATGATATTCGCGATGTCCTTCATCAAAGTTTGAATGAAAATCGTGACCGTTCTGACCAGCGTTTAGAAATCATCAACCGCAATTTGACAAATTCTGTCAAAGAAATGCAAGAATCAAACGAAAAACGTTTGGAAGAAATGCGTCAAACGGTTGAAGAAAAACTCGAACAAACCTTGCAAAATCGCTTGAAAGCCTCATTTGAGACCGTTTCTAAGCAACTGGAGTCTGTCAATCAAGGCTTGGGCGAGATGAAAAATGTCGCACAAGATGTTGGCACTTTAAACAAAGTACTTTCCAATACTAAGACACGTGGTATTCTTGGTGAGTTACAACTGGGGCAAATTATCGAAGATATTATGACGCCTAACCAATATGAACGAGAATTTCCGACCGTTTCAGGCTCTAGTGAGCGTGTTGAATACGCCATAAAACTTCCAGGAACAGATGATGACGGCTATGTTTATTTGCCAATTGATTCGAAATTCCCATTGGAGGATTACTATCGCTTGGAAGGTGCTTACGAAAGTGGTGACAAAGAACAAGTTGAGCTTTACCGCAAGTCGCTTCTTAACAGCATTAAACGCTTTGCTAAAGATATTAATAAAAAATACCTCAATCCACCTGAGACAACTAATTTTGGAATTATGTTTTTACCAACAGAAGGTTTGTATTCAGAAGTGGTTCGTAATGCTAATTTCTTTGATAGCTTGCGACGTGATGAAAATATTGTCATAGCAGGACCGTCAACCTTATCAGCTCTATTAAATTCGCTTGCTGTCGGATTCAAAACTCTCAATATTCAAAAAAACGCAAACGATATTAGCAAAATTTTAGGAAATGTTAAGGTAGAATTTGAAAAATTTGGTAATATGTTGATCAAAGCTCAAAAACAAATCAATACTGCCAATAACACTTTGGATAGCCTTATTTCCACAAGGACAAATGCGATTATTCGAGCTTTAAATACTGTCGAATCTTAT